A stretch of Nonomuraea africana DNA encodes these proteins:
- a CDS encoding MFS transporter yields the protein MSTSTTSTDIPAATTRSPLIGWLAVVSVMLGIFSIVTAEILPIGLLTAIGSDFEISDGAAGLMMTMPGILAAVAAPAVTVATGRLDRRWMLCALMLLLAVANFLAAAATSYWVMVVSRVLVGLVIGGFWSIGAGLAARLVRRERAGTATAVIFSAVPLGSVLGVPAGTLVGHLAGWRAAFVIMGALTVAVLLSLIVLLPPLPAEQATRLRVLTGLLRDRGVRAGLVLTFLVVLAHFGTYTYVTPFLQQVTGASPAVITTFLLVYGVAGIAGNFVAGATATRALGATFAVSGGLIAFATLLLPVLGTSHLGALALLVVWGLAYGAVPVCSQTWFAASAPHAAEAATILFTSSFQATIAAGALLGGVVVDAASPSAVMALGGAVAVLMALCAWAAARPDGRARWPRRVST from the coding sequence GTGTCCACCTCAACCACGTCCACCGACATCCCCGCCGCCACCACGCGCTCGCCGCTGATCGGCTGGCTGGCCGTCGTCTCCGTCATGCTCGGGATCTTCTCCATCGTCACCGCGGAGATCCTGCCGATCGGCCTGCTGACCGCCATCGGGTCGGACTTCGAGATCTCCGACGGCGCCGCCGGGTTGATGATGACGATGCCCGGCATCCTCGCCGCGGTCGCCGCCCCCGCCGTCACCGTCGCGACGGGACGGCTGGACCGGCGGTGGATGCTGTGCGCCCTGATGCTCCTGCTCGCCGTCGCCAACTTCCTGGCCGCCGCCGCGACCTCCTACTGGGTCATGGTGGTGTCCAGAGTGCTGGTCGGCCTCGTCATCGGCGGGTTCTGGTCGATCGGCGCGGGCCTGGCCGCACGCCTGGTGCGGCGGGAGCGGGCCGGCACGGCCACCGCGGTGATCTTCTCTGCCGTTCCGCTGGGCTCGGTGCTCGGCGTGCCCGCGGGCACTCTCGTCGGACACCTCGCGGGCTGGCGGGCCGCCTTCGTCATCATGGGGGCGCTGACGGTCGCGGTCCTCCTCTCGCTGATCGTGCTGCTGCCGCCGCTGCCCGCCGAACAGGCGACCAGGCTGAGAGTGCTCACCGGCCTGCTGCGCGACAGGGGCGTGCGGGCCGGGCTGGTGCTGACGTTCCTCGTCGTGCTGGCCCACTTCGGCACCTACACCTACGTGACGCCCTTCCTCCAGCAGGTCACCGGCGCGAGCCCGGCCGTGATCACGACCTTCCTGCTCGTGTACGGCGTGGCGGGCATCGCCGGCAACTTCGTGGCGGGCGCCACGGCGACGCGCGCGCTCGGGGCGACGTTCGCCGTCAGCGGTGGCCTGATCGCCTTCGCGACCCTGCTGCTCCCCGTGCTCGGGACGAGCCACCTCGGCGCGCTCGCACTGCTCGTCGTGTGGGGCCTGGCCTACGGCGCGGTGCCCGTCTGCTCCCAGACCTGGTTCGCCGCCTCCGCGCCGCACGCGGCGGAGGCGGCGACCATCCTGTTCACCTCGTCCTTTCAGGCGACCATCGCCGCCGGCGCCCTGCTCGGGGGTGTGGTGGTGGACGCCGCCTCCCCCTCCGCGGTCATGGCGCTCGGCGGCGCGGTCGCCGTCCTCATGGCGCTGTGCGCCTGGGCTGCTGCTCGGCCAGATGGTCGAGCTCGCTGGCCACGTCGGGTATCGACCTGA
- a CDS encoding alkaline phosphatase D family protein: MRNFSRRGFLTATLVAGSAAAIPGWAGSASAASGTPFTLGVASGDPTPSGVVLWTRLAPDPLAVDGRGGMPDQAVPVEWQVAKDEGFTRVVREGVARATPERGHSVHVELEGLRPGREYFYRFRAGGEISQVGRTKTAPPPGADLSSLAFAFVSCQNWYEGFYTAYRHLAQEDLDVVFHLGDYLYEYGVGATGGVRGVRLPEQYLKETFTLTEYRNRHALYRTDPDLQAAHAMFPWMVTVDDHDVENNWAKDISQIDKEPDQDREVFLQRRAAAFQAYYEHLPLRRSSMPWGPDMRLYRRATFGRLASFSVLDTRQYRDDQPCGDGEVVGCADRLDPARTMLGAAQEEWLLHGLHRSHATWNLVAQQLLMAPLDHDASPDVQSFGMDLWDGYAAARDRLLTGMVEREVRNPVVLSGDIHRSLAAELRTNFDDPNSPVMGVEFAGTSISSGRDGADQDRLGQTFLAANPHLKFHNVQRGYVRATATPQALTVDYRVVPYVSRPGAPVSTRASFAVEAGRPGLHQTADNPPVGVRSIPDVASELDHLAEQQPRRTAP, from the coding sequence ATGCGCAATTTCAGTCGTCGTGGATTCCTCACCGCCACATTAGTGGCGGGCTCGGCCGCCGCGATCCCGGGCTGGGCCGGTTCGGCCTCCGCCGCCAGCGGCACCCCCTTCACCCTCGGCGTCGCCTCGGGCGACCCGACTCCCAGCGGGGTGGTGCTCTGGACCAGGCTGGCGCCCGACCCGCTGGCGGTGGACGGCAGGGGCGGCATGCCCGACCAGGCCGTGCCCGTGGAGTGGCAGGTCGCCAAGGACGAGGGGTTCACGCGGGTCGTCCGCGAGGGCGTCGCGAGGGCCACGCCCGAGCGCGGGCACAGCGTGCACGTCGAGCTGGAAGGGCTGCGCCCCGGCAGGGAGTACTTCTACCGCTTCCGCGCCGGTGGTGAGATCAGCCAGGTCGGCAGGACCAAGACCGCCCCGCCGCCCGGCGCCGACCTGAGCAGTCTGGCCTTCGCCTTCGTCTCCTGCCAGAACTGGTACGAGGGCTTCTACACCGCCTACAGGCATCTGGCGCAGGAGGACCTCGACGTGGTCTTCCACCTCGGCGACTACCTCTACGAGTACGGCGTGGGCGCCACCGGCGGCGTGCGCGGCGTCCGGTTGCCCGAGCAGTACCTGAAGGAGACCTTCACGCTCACCGAGTACCGCAACAGGCACGCCCTCTACCGGACCGACCCCGACCTCCAGGCCGCGCACGCGATGTTCCCCTGGATGGTCACGGTCGACGACCACGACGTCGAGAACAACTGGGCGAAGGACATCTCCCAGATCGACAAGGAGCCCGACCAGGACAGGGAGGTCTTCCTGCAGCGGCGGGCAGCGGCGTTCCAGGCGTACTACGAGCACCTGCCGCTGCGCCGCTCGTCGATGCCGTGGGGTCCGGACATGCGGCTCTACCGCCGGGCCACGTTCGGCAGGCTGGCCTCCTTCAGCGTGCTCGACACCCGCCAGTACCGCGACGACCAGCCGTGCGGCGACGGCGAGGTCGTCGGCTGCGCCGACCGCCTCGACCCGGCCCGCACCATGCTCGGCGCCGCCCAGGAGGAGTGGCTGCTCCACGGCCTGCACCGCTCGCACGCGACGTGGAACCTGGTGGCGCAGCAGCTGCTGATGGCGCCGCTCGACCACGACGCCAGTCCCGACGTGCAGTCCTTCGGCATGGACCTGTGGGACGGCTACGCCGCCGCCCGCGACCGGCTGCTGACCGGCATGGTGGAGCGGGAGGTGCGCAACCCGGTCGTCCTGTCCGGCGACATCCATCGCAGCCTCGCCGCCGAGCTCAGGACGAACTTCGACGACCCGAACTCGCCCGTCATGGGCGTCGAGTTCGCCGGCACCTCCATCTCCTCCGGCAGGGACGGCGCCGACCAGGACCGGCTCGGCCAGACCTTCCTCGCCGCCAACCCGCACCTGAAGTTCCACAACGTGCAGCGCGGTTACGTGCGCGCCACCGCCACCCCGCAGGCGCTGACCGTCGACTACCGGGTCGTCCCCTACGTCTCGCGGCCGGGCGCGCCGGTCAGCACGAGGGCGTCGTTCGCGGTGGAGGCGGGCCGGCCTGGGCTGCACCAGACCGCCGACAACCCGCCGGTCGGCGTCAGGTCGATACCCGACGTGGCCAGCGAGCTCGACCATCTGGCCGAGCAGCAGCCCAGGCGCACAGCGCCATGA
- a CDS encoding MFS transporter: protein MITVSAARVDRRVLLAVLTGLMAVANLVSAIAPNFTVVLVARLAIGVSVGGFWAIAGGLAVRLVQNRHVARATAVIFGGVSTASVVGIPAGTLIGDFGG from the coding sequence GTGATCACTGTGTCCGCCGCCCGGGTGGACCGCCGGGTCCTGCTGGCCGTACTGACCGGCCTCATGGCGGTCGCCAACCTGGTCAGCGCCATCGCGCCGAACTTCACCGTCGTGCTCGTGGCACGGCTGGCGATCGGGGTGAGCGTCGGCGGCTTCTGGGCGATCGCCGGCGGCCTGGCCGTACGGCTCGTGCAGAACCGGCACGTCGCCCGGGCCACCGCGGTCATCTTCGGCGGGGTCTCCACCGCCTCCGTCGTCGGCATCCCCGCCGGAACCCTGATCGGCGACTTCGGCGGATGA
- a CDS encoding NADPH-dependent FMN reductase, with the protein MRLAIIIGSVRQGRFGPTAAAWFHTRACRRDDLDVDVIDLAEAWLPAVMPVDFPVFPAEGPAGPPAVENLRPWLAEADAFVVVTPEYNHSFPASLKNAIDWYREEWRGKPVAFVSYGEASGGLRAVEQLRPVFTALEAVIVEETVAFYHHQTPADLDAEGLLDALRRTS; encoded by the coding sequence ATGCGACTCGCGATCATCATCGGCAGCGTACGGCAGGGCAGGTTCGGCCCCACCGCGGCGGCCTGGTTCCATACCAGGGCGTGCCGCCGAGACGACCTCGACGTGGATGTCATCGACCTGGCCGAGGCCTGGCTGCCGGCGGTCATGCCCGTGGACTTTCCCGTCTTTCCGGCGGAGGGCCCCGCCGGGCCGCCCGCCGTGGAGAATCTGCGGCCCTGGCTGGCCGAGGCGGACGCGTTCGTGGTCGTGACACCGGAGTACAACCACAGCTTTCCCGCCTCTCTCAAGAACGCCATCGACTGGTACCGCGAGGAGTGGCGGGGCAAACCCGTCGCCTTCGTCTCCTACGGCGAAGCCAGCGGCGGGCTGCGGGCCGTCGAGCAGCTACGCCCGGTCTTCACCGCGCTCGAAGCGGTGATCGTCGAGGAGACCGTCGCCTTCTACCACCACCAAACCCCCGCAGATCTGGACGCCGAGGGCCTGCTCGACGCCTTGAGGAGAACGTCATGA
- a CDS encoding BTAD domain-containing putative transcriptional regulator — protein MRFGVLGPLSVWASDGTPIRVPELKVRALLADLLVHEGRPVSADRLLDDLWGEELPGNPANTLQTKVSQLRRALGDRQLVAYQPAGYSLVSDSVDAIQFTRLLAGALASEDLRAKADLLSDALALWRGPAYADFRDSFAQAAAARLDEQRLTALEEQAEVRLALGEHSRLADELGELVAEHPLRERLRAAHLRALYRSGRQSEALAGYAELRVQLADELGLDPGPELVALHQAILVQDPALAPAPVSSLTNVPLPVTSIVGRDEAVTEVRALMDSSRLVTLTGPGGVGKTRLALAVASSVELPGGVWLVELAGATGQVAELVAATLGVRDETSSPSQVPVPDLANRLADALRGQRLVLVLDNCEHLVGEVAALVELLLRTAPGVRVLATSRESLALPGEALFVVPPLDQASAVAMFVERSGSSPDAESAPWVEAICRRLDGLPLALELAAARVRALGVRGVAERLDDRFRLLAGAGRGRPARQQTLRAVIDWSWEQLTEPQRSAMLALAIHPGGCTLEAAEAVGVDLDLLDQLVSRSMVTGAPRYRLLESVAAYCLERLDQDDPVVRVRDAYYTELAVRAAPHLYGSAQRQWLGRLDEEVLNLRAVLDSTGSPRLVEALTWYWYLRGRHQEGYRHTKGTAWGSGFAMLAGAGRIDSTEFPDARSRWFLAHACLHFGDVSTAVGLLDEALAQFRALDDRWGEAAALASRTKQAMFQGDFDLAASSGAQSMAIFGELGDRWGQLQASDMLGYLAEVTGDYARADRLHRKALRIAEDLRLWTDVSYRLSSLGRIALLTGQLERSAEFHEQGMRLAGEQANRFAEEFARVGLGLVARRSGDLDRAEELFLESLEWNRRLETDFGVPFYGVTLILAELGFIASGRGETAAARTLHLEGLAAAREVGDPRSVALAQEGLAEVAALEGSYEEAARLLAEAAALRESVGAPLPPGERGDVDRVRDLIAAGS, from the coding sequence ATGCGATTTGGGGTGCTTGGTCCGCTTTCGGTGTGGGCGTCAGACGGGACGCCCATACGCGTTCCCGAGCTGAAGGTCCGCGCGCTGCTCGCCGACCTGCTGGTGCACGAGGGGCGGCCGGTGTCGGCTGATCGGCTCCTGGACGATCTGTGGGGCGAGGAACTGCCGGGCAACCCCGCCAACACGCTGCAGACCAAGGTCTCCCAGCTACGTCGCGCGCTGGGTGATCGGCAGCTGGTGGCCTACCAGCCGGCCGGATACTCCCTGGTCAGCGACTCGGTGGACGCCATCCAGTTCACTCGTCTGCTCGCCGGTGCGCTGGCGAGCGAGGACCTGCGGGCGAAGGCCGACCTGCTGTCCGACGCGCTGGCGTTGTGGCGCGGTCCCGCCTACGCCGACTTCCGCGACTCCTTCGCGCAAGCCGCAGCCGCCCGTCTCGACGAACAGCGCCTGACGGCGCTCGAAGAGCAGGCAGAGGTACGGCTCGCACTCGGCGAACACAGCCGCCTGGCCGACGAGCTGGGGGAGCTGGTGGCAGAGCATCCCCTCCGGGAGCGGTTGCGGGCGGCTCATCTGCGCGCGTTGTACCGGTCAGGACGGCAGAGCGAGGCACTGGCCGGGTACGCCGAGCTTCGTGTGCAACTGGCCGACGAACTGGGTCTGGATCCGGGTCCCGAGCTGGTCGCGCTCCATCAGGCGATCCTGGTACAGGATCCGGCGCTGGCGCCCGCGCCCGTGTCGTCCTTGACGAACGTTCCCTTGCCGGTCACCTCGATCGTGGGCAGGGACGAGGCGGTGACGGAGGTTCGGGCACTGATGGACTCCTCCCGGCTGGTCACGTTGACCGGTCCGGGCGGGGTGGGCAAGACCCGGCTGGCGCTGGCCGTCGCGTCTTCGGTCGAGCTCCCCGGCGGCGTGTGGCTGGTGGAGCTCGCCGGGGCCACCGGGCAGGTGGCTGAGTTGGTCGCTGCCACTTTGGGCGTGCGGGACGAGACTTCCTCGCCTTCTCAAGTCCCCGTGCCGGATCTGGCGAATCGGCTGGCCGACGCGCTGCGCGGGCAGCGGCTGGTGCTCGTGCTCGACAACTGCGAGCACCTGGTCGGCGAGGTGGCCGCGCTGGTGGAACTGCTGCTGCGGACGGCGCCAGGGGTGCGGGTGCTCGCCACCAGCCGGGAATCGCTGGCCCTGCCGGGCGAGGCGCTCTTCGTGGTGCCGCCGCTGGACCAGGCGAGCGCGGTCGCGATGTTCGTGGAGCGCTCGGGCTCGTCGCCGGATGCCGAGAGCGCGCCGTGGGTCGAGGCGATCTGCCGGCGGCTGGACGGGTTGCCGCTGGCGTTGGAACTGGCGGCGGCCCGGGTGCGGGCGCTGGGCGTGCGGGGGGTGGCCGAACGGCTCGACGACCGGTTCCGGCTGCTGGCCGGGGCGGGGCGGGGCCGGCCGGCCAGACAGCAGACGCTACGGGCGGTGATCGACTGGAGCTGGGAGCAGCTCACCGAGCCGCAGCGCTCGGCGATGCTGGCACTGGCGATCCATCCGGGCGGTTGCACGCTGGAGGCGGCCGAGGCGGTCGGGGTCGATCTCGACCTGCTCGACCAGTTGGTGAGCCGGTCGATGGTGACGGGCGCGCCCAGATACCGGCTGCTGGAGAGTGTGGCGGCCTACTGCCTGGAGCGACTCGATCAGGACGATCCAGTGGTTCGAGTCAGGGACGCCTACTACACCGAGCTCGCCGTGCGGGCCGCGCCTCACCTGTACGGCAGCGCCCAGCGGCAGTGGCTGGGGCGGCTGGACGAGGAGGTGCTCAACCTCAGGGCGGTGTTGGACTCGACGGGGTCCCCACGACTGGTCGAGGCGCTGACCTGGTACTGGTACCTGCGAGGCAGACATCAGGAGGGGTATCGGCACACCAAGGGAACGGCTTGGGGTTCGGGGTTCGCGATGCTGGCGGGCGCCGGCCGTATCGACTCGACGGAGTTCCCCGACGCCAGGTCACGCTGGTTCCTGGCGCACGCCTGCCTGCATTTCGGGGACGTGAGCACGGCGGTGGGGCTGCTGGACGAGGCGTTGGCACAGTTCAGGGCGCTGGACGATCGCTGGGGCGAGGCGGCGGCGCTGGCGAGCCGTACCAAGCAGGCGATGTTCCAAGGCGACTTCGACCTGGCCGCGAGCAGCGGCGCCCAAAGCATGGCGATCTTCGGGGAGCTGGGAGATCGATGGGGGCAGCTCCAGGCCTCGGACATGCTCGGCTACCTGGCGGAGGTCACCGGCGACTACGCGCGCGCCGACCGGCTCCATCGGAAGGCACTGCGGATCGCGGAAGATCTGCGGTTGTGGACGGACGTGTCGTACCGGCTGTCCAGCCTGGGGCGGATCGCCTTGCTGACCGGCCAGCTGGAGCGTTCGGCCGAATTCCACGAACAGGGAATGCGGCTGGCGGGCGAGCAGGCCAACAGGTTCGCCGAGGAGTTCGCCAGGGTGGGACTCGGGCTGGTGGCCCGCCGATCGGGTGACCTTGATCGGGCCGAAGAGCTGTTCCTCGAGTCGTTGGAATGGAATCGGCGGCTGGAGACGGACTTCGGGGTGCCGTTCTACGGGGTGACGTTGATCCTGGCCGAGCTCGGGTTCATCGCCTCCGGGCGGGGGGAGACGGCTGCCGCCCGGACGCTGCACCTGGAAGGGCTGGCCGCCGCTCGCGAGGTCGGCGATCCGCGATCGGTGGCGTTGGCGCAGGAGGGGCTGGCCGAGGTGGCGGCGTTGGAAGGCTCGTACGAGGAGGCGGCCCGGCTGCTGGCGGAGGCGGCGGCGCTCAGGGAGTCGGTCGGCGCGCCCCTGCCACCTGGCGAACGCGGCGATGTGGACCGCGTCCGCGACCTGATCGCGGCCGGGTCGTGA
- a CDS encoding zinc-binding dehydrogenase translates to MKALIFNPDLSFGVVPDPVPSPAQVLVQVSAVSLNFGEIAFRSAQIRPDHVSGWDAAGVVVRAAADGSGPVVGTRVVTFGWSGAWAELRAVDTAELAVVPDDVDLALAAALPVAGVTALQAVRRLGPVQGRRVLVTGASGGVGRYAVQLAARAGAHVIASVGSPSRAEGLPELGAAEVVHGPANLRGRVYGVLDTVGGQQLAEAFYRLEDDGVIQAIGRAAKEPTVIDFEEAGSRSLRGRIENFNVSTPFADDLAELVGLLSRGELDAQVGWRGPWDRAMTAADALLTRRVQGKAVLTLP, encoded by the coding sequence ATGAAAGCACTGATCTTCAACCCTGACCTGTCCTTCGGCGTCGTTCCCGACCCGGTCCCGTCGCCCGCACAGGTGCTCGTCCAGGTGTCGGCCGTTTCTCTCAACTTCGGGGAGATCGCCTTCAGATCCGCGCAGATCCGGCCCGATCACGTCTCGGGATGGGATGCGGCCGGAGTGGTCGTGCGGGCGGCCGCCGACGGTTCGGGGCCCGTTGTGGGCACCCGTGTGGTGACGTTCGGCTGGTCGGGGGCGTGGGCCGAGTTGCGGGCCGTGGACACCGCTGAGCTGGCCGTCGTACCGGACGACGTCGATCTCGCCCTGGCCGCCGCCCTGCCGGTCGCGGGTGTTACCGCGCTCCAGGCGGTGCGGCGGCTCGGCCCGGTGCAGGGGCGAAGAGTGCTGGTCACCGGGGCGTCGGGCGGCGTCGGCAGATACGCGGTCCAGCTGGCCGCCCGTGCGGGGGCGCACGTGATCGCCTCCGTCGGCAGTCCGTCACGGGCCGAGGGACTGCCGGAGCTGGGCGCGGCCGAGGTCGTGCACGGTCCCGCCAACCTTCGCGGCCGGGTGTACGGCGTGCTGGACACCGTGGGCGGGCAGCAACTGGCCGAGGCGTTCTACCGGTTGGAGGACGACGGCGTGATCCAGGCCATCGGAAGGGCCGCCAAGGAGCCGACAGTGATCGACTTCGAGGAGGCCGGGAGCCGGTCCTTGCGCGGACGCATCGAGAACTTCAACGTGAGCACCCCCTTCGCCGACGACCTCGCCGAGCTCGTCGGCCTCCTGTCCAGAGGCGAGCTGGACGCTCAGGTGGGCTGGCGCGGCCCGTGGGACCGGGCCATGACCGCGGCGGACGCCCTCCTGACCCGCCGAGTCCAGGGCAAGGCCGTCCTCACCCTCCCTTGA
- a CDS encoding TetR/AcrR family transcriptional regulator: MSAPAKPGPRERLLDAAQKLTYTHGVNVGVDALLREANVARRSLYEHFGGKDGLIAAVLQRSTAEDEADYRRVMQAAGDHPRDRLLAVFDRLAEVVAGPDFHGCRYLAADLALVERDHPAHEIVREYHRRVHQLLEDDLTALGHPRPAHAADQFLLLIDGTLAAGATRPGTDPAAHARELAEQILVTSQGLSLKGG, from the coding sequence ATGAGTGCCCCTGCCAAGCCCGGGCCGCGAGAGCGTCTGCTGGACGCCGCCCAGAAGCTGACCTACACCCACGGCGTGAACGTCGGCGTCGACGCCCTCCTCAGGGAGGCCAACGTGGCCCGCCGGTCGTTGTATGAGCACTTCGGCGGCAAGGACGGCCTGATCGCGGCGGTGCTCCAGCGCAGTACCGCTGAGGACGAGGCCGACTACCGGCGGGTGATGCAGGCCGCGGGCGACCATCCACGCGACCGCCTGCTGGCCGTCTTCGACCGCCTCGCCGAGGTCGTCGCCGGGCCGGACTTCCACGGCTGCCGCTATCTGGCCGCCGACCTGGCCCTGGTCGAGCGCGACCACCCGGCACACGAGATCGTCCGTGAGTACCACCGGCGCGTGCACCAGCTCCTCGAAGACGACCTCACCGCCCTTGGGCATCCCCGGCCCGCGCACGCGGCCGACCAGTTCCTCCTGCTGATCGACGGCACGCTGGCGGCCGGAGCCACCCGGCCCGGCACCGACCCCGCGGCCCACGCCCGCGAACTCGCCGAGCAGATCCTCGTGACCTCCCAGGGCTTGTCTCTCAAGGGAGGGTGA
- a CDS encoding nuclear transport factor 2 family protein translates to MSFRTSTEVIDRFNRAFIDHDPDLLTDLIGEDCVMEAVQPAPTGERVEGGEACLAWWRTLVEDRTTQFEPQEVVIAADRATIRWHYRFGDGPTDWVSGVNLMRVRDGVIVEALGYSKTAGEVPLATEGKPENA, encoded by the coding sequence ATGTCGTTCCGCACCAGCACCGAAGTCATCGACCGCTTCAACCGCGCCTTCATCGACCACGACCCCGACCTGCTCACCGACCTGATCGGCGAGGACTGTGTGATGGAGGCGGTCCAGCCGGCCCCCACCGGAGAGCGCGTCGAGGGTGGCGAGGCCTGCCTGGCCTGGTGGCGGACGCTCGTCGAGGACCGCACCACCCAGTTCGAGCCGCAGGAGGTCGTGATCGCCGCCGATCGGGCGACGATCCGCTGGCACTACCGATTCGGCGACGGTCCCACCGACTGGGTGAGCGGGGTCAACCTCATGCGGGTGCGCGACGGCGTGATCGTAGAGGCCCTCGGCTACAGCAAGACCGCGGGCGAGGTCCCCCTGGCCACCGAGGGGAAGCCCGAGAATGCGTAG
- a CDS encoding zinc-dependent alcohol dehydrogenase family protein: protein MRSYHLDSGAGIDGLAIRWHDDPVPGPGQVLVAVRAVSLSYRELMVLRGDYVLPVKPDVVPVSDGAGEIVAIGSGVRTARVGDRVTATLFPSWQDGPFGAQHLPQRGGSLDGMLTELAVIDEDALVPIPDHLSYEEAATLPCAAVTAWNALTGDGDGLRPGQTLLVQGSGGVSLFALQLAKALGARVIATTSSPAKADRLAELGADAVIDYRATPDWPEGVRELTAGQGADRIVDVTGLLDQSLKAVAIAGHIACVGFVSDTAPPIDPRVLFASGATVRAVAVGSRAQFLAMNRAMENHRLRPVIDRVFAFDDAPDAYRYYASGKALGKVVIRL, encoded by the coding sequence ATGCGTAGTTATCATCTCGACAGCGGTGCCGGAATCGACGGCCTGGCGATCCGGTGGCACGACGATCCCGTCCCCGGTCCCGGGCAGGTCCTCGTCGCGGTGCGCGCCGTCTCGCTCAGCTACCGCGAGCTGATGGTGCTGCGCGGCGATTACGTGCTGCCGGTGAAGCCGGACGTGGTGCCGGTCTCGGACGGAGCCGGTGAGATCGTCGCGATCGGCTCCGGGGTCCGCACCGCCCGAGTCGGCGACAGGGTGACGGCCACGCTCTTCCCGAGCTGGCAGGACGGCCCGTTCGGCGCCCAGCACCTGCCGCAGCGGGGCGGCTCCCTGGACGGCATGCTGACCGAGCTCGCCGTGATCGACGAGGACGCGCTCGTGCCGATTCCCGATCACCTCTCCTACGAGGAGGCCGCGACACTGCCCTGCGCCGCGGTCACCGCGTGGAACGCCCTGACCGGTGACGGCGACGGCCTGCGGCCGGGCCAGACACTGCTCGTGCAGGGATCCGGCGGGGTATCGCTGTTCGCGCTCCAGCTCGCCAAGGCGCTCGGCGCCCGGGTGATCGCCACGACCAGCAGCCCGGCCAAGGCCGACCGGCTGGCCGAACTCGGCGCCGACGCGGTCATCGACTACCGGGCCACCCCCGACTGGCCGGAGGGGGTCCGGGAGCTGACCGCGGGCCAAGGGGCCGACCGCATCGTCGACGTCACGGGCCTGCTGGATCAGTCACTCAAGGCAGTGGCGATAGCGGGCCACATCGCCTGCGTGGGCTTCGTCTCCGACACCGCGCCGCCGATCGACCCCCGGGTGCTGTTCGCCTCCGGCGCCACGGTGCGCGCCGTCGCCGTCGGCAGCCGCGCCCAGTTCCTCGCGATGAACCGCGCCATGGAAAATCACCGGCTTCGTCCCGTCATCGATAGGGTGTTCGCCTTCGACGACGCCCCCGACGCCTACCGCTACTACGCCTCGGGCAAGGCCCTGGGCAAGGTCGTGATCAGGCTCTGA
- a CDS encoding nitroreductase/quinone reductase family protein — translation MPRCRCRTSILSPRGPPAQCVYFHDGDRVTIACYLGEPKHPAWYHNLRAHPEVVFGGEPPSSLWITPPRRFRNPDRNGRQRGGFPGREPHRLSFIQVAHQGTSRRPRTVGRLTPAAVRCFRA, via the coding sequence GTGCCGCGATGTCGTTGCCGTACGTCGATCCTCTCGCCCCGTGGTCCGCCGGCGCAATGCGTCTACTTTCACGACGGCGACCGCGTGACGATCGCCTGCTACCTGGGCGAGCCCAAGCACCCAGCCTGGTACCACAATCTTCGCGCCCATCCCGAGGTGGTGTTCGGCGGTGAGCCTCCTTCCAGCCTTTGGATAACGCCGCCCCGGCGGTTCCGGAACCCGGACCGGAACGGGCGCCAGAGGGGCGGTTTCCCCGGCAGAGAACCGCACAGGTTGAGCTTCATACAGGTCGCCCACCAGGGCACCTCCAGGAGGCCGCGAACCGTTGGGCGGCTGACCCCGGCTGCGGTCAGGTGCTTCAGAGCCTGA
- a CDS encoding transposase, which produces MRRTRRLFVNRDNLRAAIRTMVNETLKACDVALWGPGTSCASDSRKFGSWSANMMTEWHQCYGGAGIMVYWHVERKSVCIYSQVTSTSASEVASMMACCGT; this is translated from the coding sequence CTGCGCCGCACCCGGCGCCTGTTCGTCAACCGCGACAACCTGCGGGCGGCGATCCGCACCATGGTCAACGAGACGCTGAAGGCCTGCGATGTCGCGTTGTGGGGACCAGGCACCTCCTGCGCGTCGGACTCCCGCAAGTTCGGATCATGGTCGGCGAACATGATGACCGAATGGCACCAGTGCTACGGAGGTGCCGGAATCATGGTGTATTGGCACGTCGAGCGAAAATCGGTGTGCATCTACAGCCAGGTCACCAGCACGTCCGCCTCCGAGGTGGCCTCGATGATGGCTTGCTGCGGCACCTGA